TCCAAGTAGTAATGCCTAGCACTTCTGACTGGACCAATTTTTTCTGCATCAAAATCTCTAAAAATAGCATATAACCTTGTAATACCACCTTCAACAAGTGTTTCATATACTATATCAGCCTGTGCAATACCACTTTGAGGCATTGCAGCTTTCAGGTTGTTTATCATTATCCCAATGGGTCTTCTATTTGCTGCTTCCTCACTTATCCATTGACCAGTTAAAGTATTAATTACCTCACCTTCATGGTTGTTCACTACTTCTTCTACTTCTTGTGGTTCCTCATTATCCTCAATATCTGTTGTATCATTGTTTTCTTGTTCTTCACTATCTGTTATATTGGTTTCAGCCTGGTTATCTTCATTTACACTAGTATCAGATACTTTCTTCTTGCAACCTGTTACTGTGGACATTGTTAAAATCATTACCAGTATAATTGCTTTTATCATTACTTTATTCAGTACTTTATTCATTTTATTTCATACCCTTCTTTAGTAAAATTAAATTCCAAACCTATATTTATAAAATATATATCATATTTTAGGTATAAACAATATACATCCAATGATCACTGCACCAAAAGCAGCTAATAAAGTTGCACCAGCAGCAATATCTTTTGCATATTTGCCTAATTGATTATATTTGTTACCGCATACTAAATCTACTGTATACTCCACAGCAGTGTTCAACAATTCAGTTATCATAACAATGAGTATGGTTATAACAAGTATTATATATTCCCACTTGGTAAAATTAAAATACCAAGCTAGCAACAATACAATAATCGTTGCTAAAACATGAAGTTTAAAATTTCGCTCAGTTTTAAATGCCTGAAATATACCTCTAAAGGCGCATCTAAAACTATCGGTTAAATGTCTGTTTTTCATCGTTTAAGACCTACTTCATTTAAGATTTGTTGTTGTTTTGCATTCATAACTTGTTCTTCCTCATTTATTATATGGTCATACCCCATTAAATGTAACATGCTATGAGCTGTTAAAAACCCAATTTCTCTTTCGATTGAATGTCCATATTCCTTAGCTTGTTCATAAGCTCTCTCAAGGGATATTATTATATCACCTAACATAAGCTCTCCTGTATCAAGGTCAAACCATTCGTCATTATCTTCATCAATATCATCGAATTCACTTGGCTTAGTAAAATCTATTAATGGAAAGGATAATACATCTGTCGGCTTGTCCATATCTCTATGTTCTCTATTGATTTTTCTTATTTCTTCGTTATTGGTTATTGTTACGCTTACTTCTATTTCATATGGGCATTTTTCTTGGTCCAATGAGACAGCAATTACCTTATTTATTATATCTGCATATTCTTTACTAAAGTTTTGTTCGGTATCATTATTTATTATTATCGACAACTTCATTTCCTCCTACTTTGTTATCTGGATATTTTACCCTTTCATGGTATAATCCATTATACACCTTCATGAAAGAATTGCCAATAATAGGTAGTTCTTTTATTTTCAGATTACATTCGTTCAATTGCCCTTCAGCAAATTTATTGTTTATAATCTCTTCTATACATTTTTCAATATTCGATAGATTTCTTTTGTTTTCTGGTAAAGACCTTATATAAGCTTCTGTACAATCAGCTAACATGATTATAGCAGCTTCATTTGTTTGTGGTTTTGGTCCAGAATATTTGAAGTCATTTTCATCAACATCAAAACCATCACTATTATCTTTTGCTTTAAAATAAAAGTATTTAACTAAAGTATCCCCTTGATGCTGCTTAATAATACTTCTAACTGTTTTTGGCAGATGATTTTCTATTGCAAGCTTAACTCCATATTCTACATGATTAATTATTATCTCAGCACTTGCAGCAGGGTCTAATTCATCATGAGGATTAACGCCATCCTGATTCTCTGTAAAATACATAGGATTCTTTAATTTACCTATATCATGGTATAGAGCTCCTGTTCTAGCCAATAATGCATCTGCACCTATATCATTAGCTGCTGTTTCAGCTAAATTAGATACCATTTGACTATGATGATATGTACCTGGAGCCTCTAACAATAATCTTTGTATCAGTTTTTGATCTGAGTTAGTTAATTCTAGTAATTTTAATGGAGTAGAAACATCAAATAATGTCTCCCATAAAGGCAAACTACCTATAGTTATTATTACTGAGAATATGGAATTGAGAACGCCATAAAATAAGTCAGTAACATTAAAATCAGAAAAACTACCGTTCTGATAAAGGTTTATAAGCACTACCAAAATTATATTAACAATACATAAATACCCTGATACGAAAACAATCTTGTTTCTTTTCTTAGCCTGGGTTATCACTAGGCAAGATAGTGTACCGGAAATTGTATAGAACAGAAAGAACTCTATACCGTTACCACTTACCAGTAAACCTACTATAGTCAATAAAATATTTGTCATAATTCCTAATCTGTTATCAATCATAATAGCTATCAGCATACCAGCTATCGGAATTGGTATAAGAAGATAAGGCAGTCTATTCATGGAAACTACAACAATCATCAGTATTATATAAATACAAGTATAAAGTAATATTCTATTTTTATGCTTAAACAAATCTTTATTAAAAAAGTATATATATACATATAACATTGCAAACAATAGAATTACAAAACAGCCTACGCTCAGTTTAATAAAGAAATCACTACTACCTAATGCTATTACAGTTGATACTATTGTAGCTAATACCGCGAATATTGCTAGAAAAGTTATCAACAAACTTATCTTTGACCTATGATTCTCTTTGGTTTTCATATCTCTCCCCCATCTTATCGTTTAGTATTTTTGTTCTCATAATTTTCATAAGCGTTTATTATTTTTTGAACTAATGGATGCCTTACAACATCTTTACTAGTCAAATTAGCTATTCCTATATCATTGATATTCTTAAGTATTCTAGAAGCTACTTCCAATCCGGATTTTTGACCCCCTGGTAAATCCTTCTGTGTTACATCACCTGTGATGACTGCTTTTGAATTGAATCCTATTCTTGTTAAAAACATTTTCATCTGAGCAGGTGTAGTGTTCTGAGCTTCATCTAATACTATAAAACTGTTATCAAGGGTTCTTCCTCTCATATAAGCCAAGGGAGCTACTTCTATCAGACCTTTCTCCATGTTTTTTAAGAATGTATCAGCTCCCATAATTTCATATAGAGCATCATATAGAGGTCTTAAATAAGGGTCTATCTTACTTTGCAAGTCACCAGGTAAGAATCCCAATTTTTCCCCAGCTTCTATTGCTGGTCTAGTAAGAATGATCCTATTCACTTCATTGTTCTTGAATGCAGTTATAGCATTAGCCATTGCCAAATAAGTTTTTCCTGTACCAGCTGGACCAATACCAAATACAATCATTTTCTTTCTAATTAGATCAATATATTTTTTTTGACCTAATGTCTTAGGTCTTATGTGTTTACCTCCTGGGGTTACACATATCAGGTCATCATTTAATTTACTCATCTCTTCTTCTTTTTGCTTTTCACATAACGCCAATGTATAATCAACATTTTGCTCTGTTATTTCTATATCCTTATTGGCAGTATCTATTAATTGTTTGATTACTCTATTTGCTATATTAACAGACTTCTGTTCGCCAATTATCTTAACCTCATTGTCTCTATTTATGATATTAACGCCTAATTTTTTTTCTATAATCTTAATATTATTATCATACTGTCCAAATACATTCACAATTATTTCATGGGGTATTTGAATCGTCTTCTCTAAAGTATTCTTCATATCCTTGCCTCCGCTCATTTTCATCAAAGTATTTTTTTTCACCTATTTTTTCAATTACTACTATGATTCCATCTGCAACTATTTTATCAGCCGATTCAATAATTTCAATTTCATTATTGACTATTTGCTTCTTAGAATCTTCCAGTTCTTTTAAATACCTTGTCATGTTTTCATTTATTATATTGGTTGCTTGTTCATTTGTATAAGTTTCTTCTATTAGTTTGTATTCTTCATAAGACGTTTTGTGAGTACTTATTGGCAAATAAAAGTTGTCGAATAAACAAATTTCATCACATGTGGTTATTTTATCATAATTACTATATTTAATTCTAGGTTTTAATAAATTTATTTTAAAATTTAATATTTTTAATGCATTATCTTTCTTCTTATTATTCGTATATATCTTATTGACATACTTCAAATTAACTTCATCATGATACGGATAAATGGTTTTCATATATATGTCAGCATCAGAATGAGTAAATTCAATTGCTTTGATTTCTTCTAATTCTTTTATTTCTAATGTTCCTGAAACCAGTACATCCCCTTCTTCTACAACATCTCCTTTTACTACCTTAGGAGAACCTGTTCTGGTTACAATAGAAACTATAACACCCTTTTTATTAGATAGAATATCACAAGACTTACTTAAATCTTCAATTTTAATATTATTTCGACCCTCTTCAATTTGAATAAGTAATTTTGTTCCTGTCATCTCGCAAGTTACCCAATTGATATTACCGTAATTCTTAAGTAAGATTTTTTCTAATTCACTACACTTAACATCTTTTTTCCACATCCCAACAAAATGTGACTGAGTATTAAGAAATTTAATAAGATGTTCATCTGTATACATAGAATTACCTTCAATATCAATTTTCCATATAAATAAAGATAACAAAAAGACTATTGCCATACAAATGATCATTCCAAATAGGAATATCTTTCTTTTCCTAAAGATTAGAAATCTAAAAGGCAAACCTATTTTCTTGGTTATTCTCACCTTACATCCTGTTTTTTTAACTAGTGGACGTATTAATTTGAAACCTTTTGCACTAATATAAAGATTAAACCCATTATTAACACTTTTGACATTCCATATATATATACCTCTATTAGCGCATAGGTTGATAAATCTCTCAGGTGAAAAACCACTTACATTTATAATAACATAGCCTCTTAGATATTTCCATATTTCAAGAAGCAAATGTCACCCTTCTTCCTCTTTTAATTTTTTATATTACCCACTTAATCCTAATACTTGATTTTTTTTATTTGACCAGTTATCTTGATTTCTTCATCTGTAAGATATGTAATTAAGAAATGATTACCCTCTAATTCTATTAATCCATTTTTGGTTTTCACCTTTAAAAATTGTTCGTCATATTCCACTATCCCTTTATAATTCTCAATAAGCATCTCCCGTTTTCCAGTAAGAGTTATAATTGAATCCCCAAGTGCTACATCTCTGGGCACTTCTAATATTTCTGCTATATGAAATTTTTTATCATTATTTTTCTCTTTTTTCTTTTTACTAATTGTCATTCATCCTCTCACCTTGTTGAAGGGTATCCTCCAACTCATATTCCCCTCCTTTATACATAAATATGTTTATTATATATCTAATATTCTATAAGTTGAATTAAAAAACAATAAGATTGATTAGTAAAAAAATGCACTAAAAAAGCTGTTGATAAATCAACAGCTTTATTTTAAGATATTTCTTATTATTTCACTTACCTTTTTATTATCTGCTTTACCTTGTACCTTTGGTATTATAGCAGACATTACTTTACCCATATCCTTCATTGAGGAAGCACCAACTTCTTCGATAGTTTTTTCAACTATAGAAGTTAATTCTTCATCCGATAACTGTTCGGGTAAATAAGACATCAAAATATTAATCTCTACTTTTAAGTCATCAACTAAATCTGTTCGGCCACTTTTTTCATATTCAGGAAGGCTCGACTTTCTCTTCTTTACCTGACTTGATATTATCTTAATAACATCATCATCAGATAATTCTACGTGATTGTCTTTTTCTTCCTGAAGAATGGCTGAGCGGACTAGCTGAATAGTGTTTTTACGTAAAGTGTCTTTTTCTTTCATTGCAGATTTCATATCCTGCAATAATTGAACTTTTAATGACATAAAATCATCCTCAATATAAGTTTAACTTAGAATTTGCGTTTTCTAGCAGCTTCGGATTTCTTTTTACGTTTTACGCTAGGTTTTTCATAATGTTCTCTCTTACGAATTTCCTGCATAATCCCTGCTTTTGCGCAACTTCTTTTAAATCTTCTGAGTGCACTATCTAGGGTTTCATTTTCTTTAATAACAATGTTTGACATAGCCAACTCCTACCTCCCTCCAGTTGCAATTTGTGCCTTACCTCACAACTATTGGGGTATTAATTATCTAGCACTATATTAGATTATATCATATTATAGAAATACGTCAATATGTTTTTTGAAAACTTAATAGTTATTATATATATAATATAAATCAATATTTACCAAAATCCTGTTAATCCAAAGAAATAGTGTACTTATAGTTATTATAAATATAATCTTTATCGGTATAGGTTAATATATGTTTAATTGTGTTAGCTCTTGCATATTCAAGTCTATTTATACCATATTCGTTTATATCCAGATTATATGAATCCATGTTGTCTAGAATCTCATCTACTGGCAGTACTGCCAATTCTCTTGAGTTTCTGAAAGTACAAGTTGGGACAAAGGAAATACTTTTTATCTCTGCTCTATGATTATCTATCTTTTCAAAATTGATATCCATTATAACACTTACATCTGTCTGTGATGGATATTGTTTTGTATATCTCTGTGATGATAAGAAATTACCTAAAGAATAGATTACCACACCTTTTCTTGTAGAACCATCATCACACTTAATATCCCTAATCTCCAAGGGCTGCAAGACATGAGGATGGCTACCAATAATAACATCTGCTCCAGCCTCGAATAATTTATCCACAATGTTTTTTTGATGGGAATTTGGATAATCAAAATATTCATTACCAAAATGAATTATTGTCACAACAAAATCAACGCCTGTTTCATCAGCCCTTTTGACCTCTGATATCATGTCATCAATTTTATCTCTATCATACATATCTAAAGTATTAATCAGATAAGGTTTATCCTTTGGTACATCAAATCCATTGGTCCCATATGTATACGCTAAAAACGTAAACTTCATATCATTTATATCAGTAGTGAATATTTCACTGGCTTCTTCTTCATTCCTATAGGTTCCTACATGTGCCAGACCTTGCTCATCTAGAAAATCCAAAGTAGATATAACCCCTTCTGGCTTACTATCCAAAGAATGATTATTAGCTGTAGACAATAAATCAAAACCAGCATTTTTCATATTATATGCTAATATTTCAGGGGTGTTGAAACATGGAAAACCATGATAACCTTTATATGCATTCTCAGGTCTAACATTTCTGCCTTTATTTCTTCCAGCTAATGTAGTCTCAAGATTACCAATTGTATAATCAGAATCTTTTAGATAATCTTCTACATATCTAAATGAGTTAGTAAAATCGAAGCTATCAGTTTCTTTATCATAACCTCTGTATAGCTGCCACTTGTGAAACATTATATCGCCAACAGCTGTTAATGTCACATTACTAATCTTATGATTTACTAAAGATTCATCTATCATATTTTCTACTATATCTACATTGATTCTGGATGCAATCTTATCATTATCATATTTTACAATATATGAATTACTGGAACAACCGCTAAGCAACATTGCTACAATTATAACCATACTAATTTTTCTTATCTTCATGAATATCCCTTCATTCCATTATGTATATTAAAAATTCATTTGTGCAGATTTAATATTATTAATATTTAACTAATAAACATACTACCTACTTTAAAGTAAAGCCTAGTATATTTATTTGATCTATACTAGGCTCTATCTACTTTATCAAGTATATCATTTTATTTGAGTTTTCAATACATCTTTAGCTTTTTCTAAAGCTTCTTCTATCTTTTCAGGATTTTTACCGCCTGCTTGTGCCATATTTGGACGGCCACCACCACCGCCACCAACAACACCTGCTACTTCTCTAATTAAGTTACCTGCATGTGCTCCTTTTTTAATAGCTTCGTCAGTTGCCATAACAACCAAATTAACTTTGCTTCCCTTGGATGTTGTTAATACTATTACACCTTCACCAAGTTTTTGCTTCAAGCTGTCTCCAAGATTTCTTAATCCATTCATATCTTGATCTTCAATATTTGCAGCTAACAGTTTAACTCCATCTATATCTACAACATTATTCAATAGATCATCAGCAGCGCCTTTTGAAAGTTTTGCTTTCAATTTTTCGTTTTCTTGTTTAACTTTCTTATTATCTTCCATTAACTGTTCTGTCTTCTTAATTAGCATAGAAGGTTCAGCTTTCAGTAATCTAGAAAAATCTTTTATTAACGCTTCTAAATTCTTATAGTAGTTGATAGCGTTATTAGATGTTAAGGCTTCTATTCTTCTAACACCAGCAGCAACTCCTGTTTCAGAAACAATCTTGAATGTTCCAGCTTCTGAAGTATTTGATATATGTGTACCACCACATAATTCAACACTGTAGTCATCCATGTTTACTACTCTAACCGTTGAACCGTATTTTTCTCCAAATAATGCCATAGCTCCTAGCTTTTTAGCTTCCTCAATAGACATTTCTTTCGTAATTATATTAAGTCCTTCCATGATCTTTGAGTTGACTTCTTCTTCTACACGTCTTATTTCATCATCTGTCAATGGTTGAAAATGAGTAAAGTCAAAACGCAGCTTATCATGAGTTACATGGGAACCAGCCTGTTCAACATGATTTCCTAATACATTTCTTAACGCTTTTTGCAATAAGTGAGTAGCACTATGATTTTTGGCTGTAGCTCTACGATTAATTTCATCAACAATCAACTCTGCTTCTTGATTAACTTCAATTTTTCCTTCTACAACTACTCCTACATGACCTATTTTATTTCCCATTAACTTAACTACATCTTCAACTTCAAATTTACCTGTTTTAGTTGTGATGTACCCTATATCAGCCATTTGTCCACCACTAGTAGCATAAAATGGTGTCTCTTCAACGAATATAGTTCCTTTTGTACCTTCCTTTAATACATTGATAATTTCTTTTTCATTAGTTAAGACTTTTACCATAGAACTATATTTAATATTGTCATATCCAACAAATTTTGATTCCAATGAAGCATCTAATTTATTATATACAGTTTCTTCTGCACCCATATAATTACTTTCAGCTCTTGCTTCACGTGCTCTTGTTTTTTGTTTATCCATCTCTTCATTAAAACCATCTTCATCAACAAGTAGATTACTTTCTTCAAGAATCTCTTTTGTTAAATCAATAGGAAAACCGTAAGTATCATATAATTTGAATGCTTTTTCTCCTGATAGCTTCTTATTGCCTTCTTTTTCTAATTCATCAATATAAGTTTTCAATATACCTAGACCTTGGTCTATTGTTTCATTGAATCTATCTTCTTCTACAGTTATTATCTTAGTAATATAATCTTTCTTTTCTTCTAATTCAGGATAAGCTTCTTTTGAAACTTCAATAACTGTTTCACATAGCTTAGCTAAGAATTTGCCTTCTATACCTAAAAGTTTACCATGTCTAGCCGCTCTTCTTAATAATCTTCTAAGAACATATCCTCTGCCCTCGTTAGATGGCAATATACCATCAGATATCATAAAACTTACTGAACGAATATGATCAGTTATAAGTCTTATGGAAATATCATTCTGTGGGTCTTCCTTATATTTGACATTAGCCATATCACAAACTTTTTGTAATAAAGCCTGTATTGTATCTATATCAAATATTGAATCTACCTCCTGCATTAGAAGAGCAAGTCTTTCAAGCCCCATTCCTGTATCTATATTAGGGAAATCAAGAGGAACATACTGACCGTCTTCAGTTTTTTCAAATTGAGTAAATACTAGATTCCAGAATTCCATGAATCTGTCACAGTCACAACCTACTTTACAATCTGGTGAACCGCAACCATGTTCCACGCCACGATCATAATGAATCTCTGAACATGGACCACATGGACCTGTACCATGCTCCCAGAAGTTATCTTCTTTTCCTAATCGTATTATTCTATCCTTAGGCAAACCAATTTTTTCATGCCATATTTTTTCTGCTTCATCATCTTCCAAATAGATAGATACATATAATTTGTCTTCTGGTAATTCAAGTACTTTTGTAACAAATTCCCATGCCCACTCTATAGCTTCTTCTTTAAAATAATCACCAAATGAGAAATTACCAAGCATTTCAAAAAAAGTACCATGTCTCTGAGTTTTTCCTACATTCTCTATATCACCTGTACGAATACATTTTTGACAAGTAGTAACTCTTTTACTTGGTGGTACTTCCTGACCAGTAAAATAAGGTTTTAATGGTGTCATACCTGCATTTATTAATAATAAACTTTTATCGTTTTTAGGAACTAATGGAAAACTGTTCATTTTAAGATGATTTTTGCTTTCAAAAAATTCAAGATACATTTTCCTAAGTTCGTTTAAACCGTACTTTTTCATTGTTTCTTTTTCCTCCATTCAGCTATTAAAAAAAAATCCTCGTTTTCTTACGAGGTACACATTTCTCTTTTTAAAATTATAATTAAATGCCCTACTTTTGTCAATACTACCCTTTATAAAAACTGTAAAATGATATTATTTTTTTAACTGATCATATTTACCTTTTAATTCTTGTCTATACTCTTTAGGTAATTGGTGCCATCTAACATCCTTTATTGCTCCTTCGAGAGCATAGAGTTTATTGTAACAGGTGTCACCATGTATGCTTAATCTGATTATAGCATCAATACTACCAATCTCCTTTAATTCTTCGGCAGTTTGTATGCCAATATCATTTAATTCCTTTTCAAGTGTTTTTCCTATATTGGGTAATTCTGATAACCTCATTCTAGTGCGCTTCCTTTCATTATATATTATAAAATCATTTGCCATTTGATTTAATTTTTCTATGCTTAATAACGTTTTTCATTCTATAATTTGCCCATTCATCTCCAACAAATCTAATTATATCTCTTATATTTAATCTAAAAACCAAGTCACGCTTAATAATTATCCAAATAATAAGTATAATTTCAGCAACAATCAAATATATATCTTTCAAATCCAATACCAGTAAACCTTTTACACAGATATAATCCAAACTTCCAGCCCATAAAAATTTATCAGATAAGGAACAAATACATCCTGCAATTAATAGATTCAATCCTAGTACCAATAATCTTAGGTTAGTGTTATTAGCCAATATATATTTGTAGATTATGATTAAAACCAATAGAACTAAACTTATTAATATGATATGAGTCTGCAAACTCATATCAATACCAAAAGTGCTATTCACATATGAGTAATCTTTATTTAACATTGGTTTAATAGCTATTTTATTACTTATATCATAATAATTATCAATCCAATAAGTGTTTATTAATATCTTTATAATCTGGTCCAATAAAATAAAAGTAATAATTAATATTAGATTTTTATACTTAGAAAAATGTAGCATGATAACTACTCCCTATAAATTTATACTACGATGTAAGATATTCCAAGTTAGTTATTGTCATTATAATAATGATAATTTAAGAATAACATTGTAAAAAATCTTCTATATATATTTTACCAATAATAAGGAAATTTAACAAATATTATTAAAATCAATTAATTTTAATATTGATTCGTCAATTGCTCGACCCATCTATAACAGTTTTCTAATTGTTCATCACTTATT
The window above is part of the Vallitalea guaymasensis genome. Proteins encoded here:
- a CDS encoding diacylglycerol kinase yields the protein MKNRHLTDSFRCAFRGIFQAFKTERNFKLHVLATIIVLLLAWYFNFTKWEYIILVITILIVMITELLNTAVEYTVDLVCGNKYNQLGKYAKDIAAGATLLAAFGAVIIGCILFIPKI
- the ybeY gene encoding rRNA maturation RNase YbeY, with the protein product MSIIINNDTEQNFSKEYADIINKVIAVSLDQEKCPYEIEVSVTITNNEEIRKINREHRDMDKPTDVLSFPLIDFTKPSEFDDIDEDNDEWFDLDTGELMLGDIIISLERAYEQAKEYGHSIEREIGFLTAHSMLHLMGYDHIINEEEQVMNAKQQQILNEVGLKR
- a CDS encoding HD family phosphohydrolase — encoded protein: MKTKENHRSKISLLITFLAIFAVLATIVSTVIALGSSDFFIKLSVGCFVILLFAMLYVYIYFFNKDLFKHKNRILLYTCIYIILMIVVVSMNRLPYLLIPIPIAGMLIAIMIDNRLGIMTNILLTIVGLLVSGNGIEFFLFYTISGTLSCLVITQAKKRNKIVFVSGYLCIVNIILVVLINLYQNGSFSDFNVTDLFYGVLNSIFSVIITIGSLPLWETLFDVSTPLKLLELTNSDQKLIQRLLLEAPGTYHHSQMVSNLAETAANDIGADALLARTGALYHDIGKLKNPMYFTENQDGVNPHDELDPAASAEIIINHVEYGVKLAIENHLPKTVRSIIKQHQGDTLVKYFYFKAKDNSDGFDVDENDFKYSGPKPQTNEAAIIMLADCTEAYIRSLPENKRNLSNIEKCIEEIINNKFAEGQLNECNLKIKELPIIGNSFMKVYNGLYHERVKYPDNKVGGNEVVDNNK
- a CDS encoding PhoH family protein, coding for MKNTLEKTIQIPHEIIVNVFGQYDNNIKIIEKKLGVNIINRDNEVKIIGEQKSVNIANRVIKQLIDTANKDIEITEQNVDYTLALCEKQKEEEMSKLNDDLICVTPGGKHIRPKTLGQKKYIDLIRKKMIVFGIGPAGTGKTYLAMANAITAFKNNEVNRIILTRPAIEAGEKLGFLPGDLQSKIDPYLRPLYDALYEIMGADTFLKNMEKGLIEVAPLAYMRGRTLDNSFIVLDEAQNTTPAQMKMFLTRIGFNSKAVITGDVTQKDLPGGQKSGLEVASRILKNINDIGIANLTSKDVVRHPLVQKIINAYENYENKNTKR
- the yqfD gene encoding sporulation protein YqfD, with the translated sequence MLLEIWKYLRGYVIINVSGFSPERFINLCANRGIYIWNVKSVNNGFNLYISAKGFKLIRPLVKKTGCKVRITKKIGLPFRFLIFRKRKIFLFGMIICMAIVFLLSLFIWKIDIEGNSMYTDEHLIKFLNTQSHFVGMWKKDVKCSELEKILLKNYGNINWVTCEMTGTKLLIQIEEGRNNIKIEDLSKSCDILSNKKGVIVSIVTRTGSPKVVKGDVVEEGDVLVSGTLEIKELEEIKAIEFTHSDADIYMKTIYPYHDEVNLKYVNKIYTNNKKKDNALKILNFKINLLKPRIKYSNYDKITTCDEICLFDNFYLPISTHKTSYEEYKLIEETYTNEQATNIINENMTRYLKELEDSKKQIVNNEIEIIESADKIVADGIIVVIEKIGEKKYFDENERRQGYEEYFREDDSNTP
- a CDS encoding YabP/YqfC family sporulation protein; this encodes MTISKKKKEKNNDKKFHIAEILEVPRDVALGDSIITLTGKREMLIENYKGIVEYDEQFLKVKTKNGLIELEGNHFLITYLTDEEIKITGQIKKIKY
- a CDS encoding GatB/YqeY domain-containing protein → MSLKVQLLQDMKSAMKEKDTLRKNTIQLVRSAILQEEKDNHVELSDDDVIKIISSQVKKRKSSLPEYEKSGRTDLVDDLKVEINILMSYLPEQLSDEELTSIVEKTIEEVGASSMKDMGKVMSAIIPKVQGKADNKKVSEIIRNILK
- the rpsU gene encoding 30S ribosomal protein S21, encoding MSNIVIKENETLDSALRRFKRSCAKAGIMQEIRKREHYEKPSVKRKKKSEAARKRKF
- a CDS encoding CapA family protein, encoding MKIRKISMVIIVAMLLSGCSSNSYIVKYDNDKIASRINVDIVENMIDESLVNHKISNVTLTAVGDIMFHKWQLYRGYDKETDSFDFTNSFRYVEDYLKDSDYTIGNLETTLAGRNKGRNVRPENAYKGYHGFPCFNTPEILAYNMKNAGFDLLSTANNHSLDSKPEGVISTLDFLDEQGLAHVGTYRNEEEASEIFTTDINDMKFTFLAYTYGTNGFDVPKDKPYLINTLDMYDRDKIDDMISEVKRADETGVDFVVTIIHFGNEYFDYPNSHQKNIVDKLFEAGADVIIGSHPHVLQPLEIRDIKCDDGSTRKGVVIYSLGNFLSSQRYTKQYPSQTDVSVIMDINFEKIDNHRAEIKSISFVPTCTFRNSRELAVLPVDEILDNMDSYNLDINEYGINRLEYARANTIKHILTYTDKDYIYNNYKYTISLD
- the alaS gene encoding alanine--tRNA ligase; this encodes MKKYGLNELRKMYLEFFESKNHLKMNSFPLVPKNDKSLLLINAGMTPLKPYFTGQEVPPSKRVTTCQKCIRTGDIENVGKTQRHGTFFEMLGNFSFGDYFKEEAIEWAWEFVTKVLELPEDKLYVSIYLEDDEAEKIWHEKIGLPKDRIIRLGKEDNFWEHGTGPCGPCSEIHYDRGVEHGCGSPDCKVGCDCDRFMEFWNLVFTQFEKTEDGQYVPLDFPNIDTGMGLERLALLMQEVDSIFDIDTIQALLQKVCDMANVKYKEDPQNDISIRLITDHIRSVSFMISDGILPSNEGRGYVLRRLLRRAARHGKLLGIEGKFLAKLCETVIEVSKEAYPELEEKKDYITKIITVEEDRFNETIDQGLGILKTYIDELEKEGNKKLSGEKAFKLYDTYGFPIDLTKEILEESNLLVDEDGFNEEMDKQKTRAREARAESNYMGAEETVYNKLDASLESKFVGYDNIKYSSMVKVLTNEKEIINVLKEGTKGTIFVEETPFYATSGGQMADIGYITTKTGKFEVEDVVKLMGNKIGHVGVVVEGKIEVNQEAELIVDEINRRATAKNHSATHLLQKALRNVLGNHVEQAGSHVTHDKLRFDFTHFQPLTDDEIRRVEEEVNSKIMEGLNIITKEMSIEEAKKLGAMALFGEKYGSTVRVVNMDDYSVELCGGTHISNTSEAGTFKIVSETGVAAGVRRIEALTSNNAINYYKNLEALIKDFSRLLKAEPSMLIKKTEQLMEDNKKVKQENEKLKAKLSKGAADDLLNNVVDIDGVKLLAANIEDQDMNGLRNLGDSLKQKLGEGVIVLTTSKGSKVNLVVMATDEAIKKGAHAGNLIREVAGVVGGGGGGRPNMAQAGGKNPEKIEEALEKAKDVLKTQIK
- a CDS encoding TfoX/Sxy family protein, with amino-acid sequence MRLSELPNIGKTLEKELNDIGIQTAEELKEIGSIDAIIRLSIHGDTCYNKLYALEGAIKDVRWHQLPKEYRQELKGKYDQLKK
- a CDS encoding signal peptidase II, with translation MLHFSKYKNLILIITFILLDQIIKILINTYWIDNYYDISNKIAIKPMLNKDYSYVNSTFGIDMSLQTHIILISLVLLVLIIIYKYILANNTNLRLLVLGLNLLIAGCICSLSDKFLWAGSLDYICVKGLLVLDLKDIYLIVAEIILIIWIIIKRDLVFRLNIRDIIRFVGDEWANYRMKNVIKHRKIKSNGK